A single Polyodon spathula isolate WHYD16114869_AA chromosome 6, ASM1765450v1, whole genome shotgun sequence DNA region contains:
- the tfb2m gene encoding dimethyladenosine transferase 2, mitochondrial, whose amino-acid sequence MSANSSRLLISAVRTVRCQSCGAQPLRLAPLARAYSIDSPTLIGGSQKSQAIQKLEKLSNSHSLTHRNLSAVASSLKGQYRPLSRFDFLDVGEVEENIKKALTCRGLRRFIVNPDIASLIADHLDSDLSENRAVIFECNPGPGVLTRTLLNAGAQRVVALESEKTFLPDLQALESSLDGRLEVVHCDFFKLDPIGKGPMKPPAMFTEKLFNDLGITEVPWTADVPVKVIGIFSQRNERNMLWKLIYALYERLSVFRYGRVELIMFISEKEYTKLTANPGDLRQYQALGVLWQMACDIQLLHKEPWSSFVTTSKHGGPAIPRSMFTNDHLCLVRMTPRRDLFTGTLTTSNSATLVMMIKQCLAKRKAKLVDRLNSWSPGSGPKLLKQLELPEDIFTGHIYPEEYKHLFQAMEHSEEFLQSWLYEEILENTQNTGFQ is encoded by the exons ATGTCTGCCAACAGTTCCAGActcctgatctctgcagtaaggACTGTCCGCTGTCAGTCCTGTGGAGCCCAGCCTCTGAGACTCGCACCCTTGGCCAGAGCCTATTCCATCGACAGCCCCACCCTGATCGGGGGCTCACAGAAATCGCAGGCTATTCAGAAACTGGAGAAGCTTTCAAACAGCCACAGCTTAACCCATAGGAACCTATCAGCAGTGGCTAGTTCATTAAAGGGGCAATACAGACCGTTGTCAAGGTTTGACTTCCTGGATGTCGGGGAGGTAGAAGAGAACATTAAGAAAGCCCTAACCTGCCGCGGCCTTCGGCGGTTCATTGTCAATCCAGACATTGCCAGTCTGATTGCTGATCACCTGGACAGTGACCTGTCAGAAAACAGGGCTGTAATATTTGAATGTAACCCTG GTCCTGGAGTTCTCACACGAACACTGCTTAATGCCGGTGCCCAGCGAGTGGTAGCACTTGAAAGTGAGAAGACCTTTCTGCCAGACCTGCAG GCATTAGAGAGCAGTCTGGATGGCCGGTTGGAAGTTGTGCACTGTGatttcttcaagcttgatccaaTTGGTAAAGGACCCATGAAGCCACCTGCCATGTTCACAGAGAAACTCTTCAATGACCTGGGAATAACAGAGGTTCCTTGGACTGCAG ATGTTCCTGTGAAAGTCATTGGGATTTTCTCCCAGAGGAACGAGAGGAACATGCTCTGGAAGCTCATCTATGCTCTCTATGAGCGCCTCTCCGTGTTCCGGTACGGCAGGGTAGAGCTCATCATGTTCATCAGTGAAAAAGAATACACG AAACTGACTGCCAATCCGGGGGATTTGAGGCAGTACCAGGCTCTAGGTGTACTCTGGCAGATGGCTTGTGACATACAGCTTCTACATAAG GAACCATGGTCTTCATTTGTAACAACATCCAAGCATGGGGGTCCTGCAATTCCACGAAGCATG TTCACAAATGATCATCTGTGTCTGGTCAGGATGACCCCACGTAGAGATCTTTTTACAGGCACCTTGACCACCTCCAATTCAGCAACACTTGTGATGATGATTAAACAGTGCCTGGCCAAACGTAAAGCTAAACTGGTTGACAGACTAAA CTCCTGGAGTCCTGGCAGTGGACCGAAGCTGCTGAAACAGCTGGAGCTGCCAGAGGACATTTTCACAGGCCACATCTATCCAGAGGAATATAAACATCTCTTCCAGGCCATGGAGCATTCAGAGGAATTTCTCCAGAGCTGGTTGTATGAAGAGATCCTGGAAAATACTCAGAACACTGGCTTTCAGTAG